GGCCTGATTTTCATCCTGTATCGAAGAATAATTTATAAATCCATTTTCCGACAAGGTGACATTATAGAGGACCGTATCCTTATAGATGAGTCTGCCGTCACCGTCGATATACCCGAAATGATCCGCGTTCCTGAACCATCCCGGCTTTTCGTTCGTCAGGACATCGGGTATGTTTTCGGCGGCTTCTGAAAGGTGATAGAGTTCGTGAGGATATACAACGATTTCCTTTCCGGTCGGGAAAGGAAAAACCAACAGGTAAAAGACATAAAGAATGAAAGCAAAAATAATCGTGCCCTTGATTTTTCTTTTTTTACTCACCTGCTGTCCCTAACCGTATTAATCTGATATCATAGCCTGTATTTTTGCACCTATCCTACAGAGATACATCCCGGTTGTCAAGACCGGGATGAGACAAGGACTGATTTCATAAAAAAGGATGGCCGAATCGTGAAAAAAATACACAAAAAAAATCTCCTCGAGGCGGCAAAAAAGGCATCGCATACATCATACTCCCCCTATTCCTCTTTCCGGGTCGGCGCGGCACTGCTTTGCCGTGACGGGACGATCATTACCGGCACTAATGTTGAAAACCGGTCCTTCGGCCTGACCTCATGCGCCGAAAGAAACGCTCTCTATTCCGCGGTCGCATCCGGCAAACGCGATTTCCTTG
Above is a window of Spirochaetales bacterium DNA encoding:
- the cdd gene encoding cytidine deaminase, encoding MKKIHKKNLLEAAKKASHTSYSPYSSFRVGAALLCRDGTIITGTNVENRSFGLTSCAERNALYSAVASGKRDFLAVCIYSPDHKTALPPCGACRQVLSEFVRDDFSIIMAGDEEVVETTIAELLPWDSLHGLTPPSHEDDNR